From Cygnus atratus isolate AKBS03 ecotype Queensland, Australia chromosome 1, CAtr_DNAZoo_HiC_assembly, whole genome shotgun sequence, the proteins below share one genomic window:
- the EVA1C gene encoding protein eva-1 homolog C isoform X4: protein MCGTQQPEARMTEPINCVAPTSLQKVLDECQNLRSCQLLVNSRVFGPDLCPGTTKFLLVSFKCKPTEYKTKSACENQELKLHCQESKFLMIYSATYGRRAHEESICSTEAERVPPFDCLSYTALEVLSKRCYGKQRCKIIVTSQDFGSPCLPGVTKYLNVSYACVPKFILTAVNPLVTDNKSSVKLNDGEHGIDIDPKESRLPKKDGTIVSNSLATFAYIRDHPERAALLFVSSVCVGLILTLCALVIRVSCSKDFKKLQGKREHLVPESDGADENSENEEEEDSSESEVQDELAELYRPPYSGYNSAEAADLAERIERREQIMQEIWMNSGLDMTPPRNMNTFYINEQ from the exons G AAAGTACTGGATGAATGCCAAAACCTGAGATCCTGCCAACTCCTTGTCAATAGTCGGGTTTTCGGACCTGATCTATGTCCAGGGACCACTAAATTCCTCCTTGTCTCCTTTAAATGCAAACCTA CTGAATACAAAACCAAATCAGCCTGTGAAAACCAGGAACTGAAGCTCCACTGTCAGGAGTCCAAGTTCCTCATGATCTACTCTGCCACCTACGGCAGGCGGGCACACGAAGAGAGCATCTGCTCGACCGAGGCGGAGCGCGTCCCCCCGTTCG actgtTTGTCTTACACAGCGTTAGAAGTTTTATCGAAAAGGTGTTACGGGAAACAGAGATGCAAAATTATTGTCACTAGCCAGGATTTTGGAAGTCCGTGCCTACCTGGAGTGACAAAATACCTTAACGTCAGCTATGCATGTG ttcCTAAATTTATCCTCACAGCTGTCAACCCCCTGGTCACTGACAACAAGTCTTCCGTGAAGCTGAACGACGGTGAGCatg GTATCGACATTGACCCAAAGGAATCAAGACTTCCAAAGAAAGATGGCACTATTGTTAGCAACTCCTTGGCTACATTTGCATACATTAGAG ATCACCCAGAAAGAGCTGCTCTACTGTTTGTGTCCAGTGTTTGTGTGGGATTAATCCTCACGCTATGTGCCTTGGTGATCCGCGTGTCCTGCTCTAAAGACTTCAAGAAATTGCAAGGAAAGAGGGAGCACCTAGTGCCAGAAAGTGATGGAGCAGATGAGAACAGTGAGaacgaggaggaggaagactcCTCCGAGTCAGAGGTTCAGGATGAACTGGCAGAACTTTACAGACCTCCTTACTCAGGTTATAattcagcagaagcagcagaccTGGCTGAACGGATCGAGCGCAGGGAACAGATCATGCAGGAAATTTGGATGAACAGTGGTTTGGATATGACACCACCTAGGAATATGAATACGTTTTATATTAATGAACAATAA
- the CFAP298 gene encoding cilia- and flagella-associated protein 298, protein MVRLHVKRGDESQFLLEAACGARLAELAPLVARIYNGRLKVQRLCSEMEELAEHGVYLPLNMQGLTEEQIEELKLKDEWAEKCIPSGGSVFKKDEIGRRNGHAPNEKMQQVIKKTIEEAKALISKKQVQANVCVNMEMVKDALDQLRGAVMIVYPMGLPPHDPVRMELEDKEDLAGTHAGLEVIEESEAQLWWAGKELKETKLLSDYVGKNEKTTIIVKIQKKGQGAPGREPLISHEEQKQMMLYYYKKQEELKKLEEDDDDSFLNAEWADSHALKRQFHGVKDIKWGPR, encoded by the exons ATGGTGCGGCTGCACGTTAAGCGCGGCGACGAGAGCCAGTTCCTGCTGGAGGCGGCCTGCGGCGCCCGCCTGGCCGAGCTGGCGCCCCTCGTCGCCCGCATCTACAACGGGAGGCTGAAGGTGCAGCGGCTGTGCTCAG AGAtggaggagctggcagagcatGGTGTTTACTTGCCGCTTAATATGCAAGGACTGACGGAAGAGCAAATTGAAGAACTGAAGTTAAAGGATGAGTGGGCAGAAAAGTGCATACCAAGTGGTGGGAGTGTCTTCAAGAAGGATGAAATTGGACGAAGAAATGGACATG CtccaaatgaaaaaatgcagcaagtaataaaaaagacaatagAGGAAGCCAAGGCATTAATCTCTAAG aaacaagttCAGGCCAACGTGTGTGTTAATATGGAGATGGTGAAAGATGCACTGGACCAGCTCCGAGGGGCTGTGATGATTGTATATCCAATGGGATTGCCTCCACATGATCCAGTGAGGATGGAGCTGGAAGATAAAGAAGACTTGGCGGGGACTCAC GCTGGACTTGAAGTTATAGAAGAATCTGAAGCACAATTATGGTGGGCAGGAAAAGAGTTGAAAGAAACCAAGTTGCTTTCTGACTATGTaggcaaaaatgagaaaacaaccATCATTGTAAAGATACAGAAA AAAGGACAAGGAGCTCCAGGGCGTGAACCTCTGATTAGTCATGAAGAGCAAAAACAGATGATGCTGTATTACTACAAAAAGCAGGAGGAGCTTAAG AAACTAGAAGAGGACGACGACGACTCATTTCTAAATGCTGAGTGGGCAGACAGCCATGCTTTGAAAAGGCAATTCCATGGTGTAAAAGACATCAAGTGGGGGCCAAGATGA